The following coding sequences lie in one Onychomys torridus chromosome X, mOncTor1.1, whole genome shotgun sequence genomic window:
- the LOC118573605 gene encoding 60S ribosomal protein L36a-like encodes MVNVPKTWWTFCKKCGKHQPHEVTQYKKGKDTTKKIVLRLDCVEPNCRSKRMLAIKRCKHFEQGGDKKRKGQVIQF; translated from the coding sequence ATGGTCAACGTACCTAAAACCTGGTGGACTTTCTGTAAGAAATGTGGCAAGCATCAGCCTCACGAAGTGACCCAATATAAGAAGGGCAAGGATACCACAAAGAAGATTGTGCTCAGGCTTGACTGTGTTGAGCCCAACTGCAGATCCAAGAGGATGCTGGCCATTAAGAGATGCAAGCATTTTGAACAGGgaggagacaagaagagaaagggccaAGTGATCCAGTTCTAA